The proteins below come from a single Mycolicibacterium sp. TY81 genomic window:
- a CDS encoding Na+/H+ antiporter subunit A: MLTVLYVHAIATVLAPLLVRRWGRRAFYPLALAPAGSLIWLASNWPGTGEQTLHIDWVPQLSMDITLRLDSLSAIMSVLVLGVGTLVLVYCAEYFHHADGHTENRLPSFAAELVAFSGAMFGLVCSDNTLLLYLFWELTTVLSFLLVGHYAERVASRRAATQALLVTTFGGLAMLTGIIMLGTLAGTYRLSDLVATAPSGTTSSVAVVLVLIGALSKSAIVPMHFWLPGAMAAPTPVSAYLHAAAMVKAGVYLIARMTPGFADHQPWRPTVVTLGLVTLLLAGWRAVREYDLKLILAFGTVSQLGLITVMVGAGGGDLMLAGLAMLCAHAMFKAALFMVVGIIDHATGTRDIRKLAWLGRRSPVLLGIAVAAAASMAGLPPFLGFVAKEADFETLWHSPTLGASAPFVLATVAFGSVFTTIYSLRFLYGAFARKGREEPIRVTEMHRPSLGFLIPPGILAVAGLGFGLLPNALDHAIADYTATMPGSTGYHLALWHGVNMPLLLSAVILGAGAAAFVLRHRLERFRVPYLPLGNADRMYDAAIRGADRFAVRLTAFTQRGSIPTTQAMILSTLAVLPVAVLLLGPRDQPDLKLWNSPLQVVVGLIVLAAAISATVMRNRLAAVLVVGVTGYGCGTLYIFYGAPDLALTQFLVETLTLVVFLLVLRTLPAESDAAHMKRHRLPRALLATAVGASVTALAVYAMAARKTRPLAELLPDAAYYRGHGANTVNVLLVDIRAWDTLGEISVLLVAATGVASMVFRHRRFGSAPRVPKDHRPTPDITWLRGSDLRDPRHRSLVLEVATRMIFPLIMVLSVYFFFAGHNTPGGGFAGGLTAGLALVLRYLAGGRYELGETLPLDAGKILGAGLALSAGTATASLLLGAPVLSSAVVKFTLPLLGSVKVVTALFFDLGVYLIVVGLVLDILRSLGAKVDEELYAPREAATR, from the coding sequence ATGCTCACCGTTCTGTACGTACACGCGATCGCCACTGTTCTCGCTCCACTGTTGGTACGACGCTGGGGACGGCGGGCGTTTTATCCGCTCGCGCTGGCGCCCGCGGGCTCGCTGATCTGGCTGGCGTCGAACTGGCCCGGAACCGGCGAGCAGACGCTGCACATCGACTGGGTACCGCAGCTGTCCATGGACATCACGCTGCGGCTGGATTCGCTGTCGGCGATCATGTCGGTGCTGGTGCTGGGCGTCGGCACCCTCGTGCTGGTCTACTGCGCCGAGTACTTCCACCACGCCGACGGGCACACCGAGAACCGGCTGCCCAGCTTCGCCGCCGAGCTCGTCGCGTTCTCGGGCGCCATGTTCGGACTGGTCTGCAGCGACAACACGCTGCTGCTGTATCTGTTCTGGGAGCTGACGACCGTGCTGTCGTTCCTGCTCGTCGGCCACTATGCCGAGCGCGTCGCCAGCCGGCGCGCCGCCACCCAGGCGCTGCTGGTCACGACGTTCGGTGGCCTGGCGATGCTGACCGGCATCATCATGCTGGGCACGCTCGCCGGCACCTACCGGCTGTCCGACCTCGTCGCGACCGCGCCGAGCGGCACCACCTCGTCGGTTGCCGTCGTGCTGGTACTCATCGGTGCACTGTCCAAGTCGGCCATCGTGCCGATGCACTTCTGGCTGCCGGGCGCCATGGCGGCGCCGACGCCCGTCAGCGCCTACCTGCACGCCGCGGCCATGGTGAAGGCCGGCGTGTACCTGATCGCCCGCATGACACCCGGTTTCGCCGATCACCAGCCGTGGCGGCCGACGGTCGTGACGCTGGGCCTGGTGACGCTGCTGCTGGCCGGCTGGCGTGCCGTGCGCGAGTACGACCTCAAACTGATCCTGGCCTTCGGCACCGTGAGCCAGCTGGGGCTGATCACGGTGATGGTCGGCGCCGGCGGTGGCGATCTGATGCTCGCCGGGCTCGCCATGCTGTGCGCGCACGCCATGTTCAAGGCCGCGCTGTTCATGGTCGTCGGGATCATCGACCACGCCACGGGCACCCGCGACATCCGGAAACTGGCGTGGCTCGGCCGGCGCAGCCCCGTGCTGCTGGGCATCGCCGTCGCCGCGGCCGCCAGTATGGCCGGGCTGCCGCCGTTCCTCGGCTTCGTCGCGAAAGAGGCCGACTTCGAAACCCTGTGGCACAGCCCGACGTTGGGCGCGTCGGCACCGTTCGTGCTGGCGACCGTGGCGTTCGGGTCGGTGTTCACCACGATCTACAGCCTGCGGTTCCTCTACGGCGCATTCGCCCGTAAAGGCAGGGAAGAACCGATTCGCGTCACGGAGATGCACCGTCCCAGCCTCGGCTTCCTCATCCCGCCGGGCATCCTGGCCGTCGCCGGCCTCGGCTTCGGGCTGCTGCCGAATGCGTTGGACCACGCCATCGCCGACTACACCGCGACCATGCCGGGCAGCACCGGATACCACCTGGCGCTGTGGCACGGCGTCAACATGCCGCTGCTGTTGTCGGCCGTGATCCTCGGAGCCGGCGCGGCGGCGTTCGTGCTGCGGCACCGCCTCGAACGCTTCCGGGTGCCCTATCTGCCGCTGGGCAATGCCGACCGGATGTACGACGCGGCCATCCGCGGCGCGGATCGCTTCGCCGTGCGGCTGACGGCGTTCACCCAGCGCGGCTCGATCCCGACGACGCAGGCGATGATCCTGTCGACCCTCGCCGTGCTGCCCGTCGCGGTGCTGCTGCTGGGTCCGCGGGACCAGCCCGACCTGAAGTTGTGGAACTCGCCGCTGCAGGTGGTCGTCGGCCTCATCGTGCTGGCGGCGGCGATCAGCGCGACGGTGATGCGCAACCGTCTGGCGGCCGTGCTGGTCGTCGGTGTCACGGGTTACGGCTGCGGCACGCTCTACATCTTCTACGGCGCACCGGACCTGGCGTTGACCCAATTCCTGGTCGAGACACTGACTTTGGTGGTCTTCCTGCTGGTGCTGCGCACCCTGCCCGCCGAATCCGACGCCGCCCACATGAAGCGGCACCGGCTGCCGCGTGCCCTGCTGGCCACCGCGGTCGGCGCGTCGGTGACGGCGCTGGCCGTCTACGCCATGGCCGCCCGCAAGACCCGGCCGCTGGCCGAGCTGCTGCCCGACGCGGCGTACTACCGCGGGCACGGCGCCAACACCGTCAACGTGCTGCTGGTGGACATCCGGGCCTGGGACACCCTCGGCGAGATCTCGGTGCTGCTGGTCGCCGCGACCGGTGTGGCGTCGATGGTGTTCCGGCACAGGCGTTTCGGCTCGGCGCCCCGGGTACCGAAAGATCACCGGCCGACCCCCGACATCACCTGGCTGCGGGGCAGCGACCTGCGCGATCCGCGGCACCGCTCCCTGGTGCTCGAGGTGGCGACCCGCATGATCTTCCCGCTCATCATGGTGCTGTCGGTGTACTTTTTCTTCGCCGGACACAACACTCCCGGCGGCGGTTTCGCCGGTGGCCTGACGGCGGGTCTGGCGCTGGTGCTGCGGTACCTGGCCGGCGGCCGTTACGAATTGGGCGAGACGCTGCCGCTGGACGCCGGCAAGATTCTGGGTGCCGGCCTGGCGCTGTCGGCCGGGACGGCGACGGCCTCGCTGCTGCTGGGCGCCCCGGTGCTGTCCAGCGCGGTGGTGAAATTCACGCTGCCCCTGCTGGGTTCGGTGAAGGTGGTGACGGCGCTGTTCTTCGACCTCGGCGTGTATCTCATCGTCGTGGGCCTGGTGCTGGACATCCTGCGCAGCCTGGGCGCCAAGGTCGACGAAGAGTTGTACGCACCACGTGAGGCGGCCACCCGATGA